A segment of the Bacillus thuringiensis genome:
TAATCCTAAGCTTGCTAACATCATTGTAACACCATTTGATGCTGTATTAGGTAATTTTTCACCTTGTTTTTTCGTTTCTTTTTTCACAACTGTATTAGTATTTTTCTTTGTTTCTTTTGCAGTTGTTTGAGGCTTAGTTTGTTCTTGTTTATTATTTGTTGTTTGGTTGTTTTGTTTTGAATTCTCTTGCTTAGTGTTCTCTTGTTTAGCAGGTTCTTGCTTAGTTTGTTCTTGAGGTTTGTTTTCATCTTTTTTAGTAGTTTGCTTGCTAGCTAAAAATTGATCGTAGTCCCCTTTTTTCACTTCACAAGGTAAGCCGTCATTGTCACGATCTAAGTCATGAGGATCATTAGTTGCGCTGTATCCATTGCTGTGCCAGAATTCCATAACTTCTTG
Coding sequences within it:
- a CDS encoding excalibur calcium-binding domain-containing protein — translated: MKKLLASATAVTLLTVGYSSAAFAEKNPNDKNCGHFKNKQEVMEFWHSNGYSATNDPHDLDRDNDGLPCEVKKGDYDQFLASKQTTKKDENKPQEQTKQEPAKQENTKQENSKQNNQTTNNKQEQTKPQTTAKETKKNTNTVVKKETKKQGEKLPNTASNGVTMMLASLGLALAGSVLMFRRKKTNA